One genomic region from Evansella sp. LMS18 encodes:
- a CDS encoding sorbosone dehydrogenase family protein, which yields MKRSAVSFTAFALLLGACGNNTENESELEQDPSSIEENEENEVIAPTDENDAEELPDENSNTAENDNSLTERESNYTNLSSEDWQTEVLAENLHVPWDINFFEDTIFLTEREGTITAVEDGSSDRQEINTSDPIIHEGEGGLLGMAVSEDFGDTGEIFLYYTYEGSSGLENRVVKAVQEDGSWEETEILLDEIPGDGIHNGGRIVIGPDGYLYVTTGDANEPALSQDPDNLAGSILRLTVEGEVPGDNPFEDSFVFSYGHRNPQGLAWNSNEELYSSEHGPTGHDEINVIEAGNNYGWPEIIGDEEMGEMEQPLVHSGENTWAPSGTAFLEDQLFVTGLRGQNLYVLSEENSELKEVFSGEGRLRDVKVHEGNLYVITNNTDGRGNPDGNDDRLLRLTIKGREE from the coding sequence ATGAAAAGGTCAGCAGTTTCGTTCACTGCTTTTGCATTATTGCTGGGAGCGTGCGGAAATAATACAGAAAACGAATCTGAGCTGGAACAGGATCCATCCAGTATAGAAGAGAATGAGGAAAACGAAGTGATAGCACCAACGGATGAAAATGACGCGGAAGAATTGCCGGATGAAAACAGTAATACAGCTGAAAACGATAATAGCCTTACAGAACGAGAAAGTAATTATACCAATCTTTCATCCGAGGACTGGCAGACAGAAGTTTTAGCAGAAAACCTGCATGTTCCTTGGGATATTAACTTTTTTGAGGATACTATCTTCCTGACTGAGCGTGAAGGAACAATTACTGCGGTTGAGGACGGTTCCAGTGACAGACAGGAAATAAATACCTCCGATCCAATCATCCATGAAGGGGAAGGCGGTCTCTTAGGCATGGCCGTTTCGGAAGACTTTGGCGATACAGGAGAGATTTTCCTGTATTATACGTATGAAGGAAGCAGCGGATTAGAAAATAGGGTTGTAAAAGCTGTACAGGAAGATGGCAGCTGGGAGGAAACAGAAATACTCCTTGATGAGATACCAGGCGATGGTATTCATAATGGAGGGCGGATTGTTATTGGACCTGACGGTTATCTATATGTGACAACCGGTGATGCGAACGAGCCGGCTCTTTCACAGGATCCGGATAATCTTGCCGGGAGCATTCTCCGTCTGACGGTGGAAGGGGAGGTTCCTGGCGACAATCCGTTTGAAGATTCATTTGTATTTTCGTACGGACACCGAAACCCTCAAGGGCTCGCCTGGAACAGCAATGAGGAATTGTACAGTTCTGAGCACGGGCCAACTGGACATGATGAAATCAATGTAATCGAAGCTGGAAACAACTACGGCTGGCCGGAAATCATCGGTGATGAGGAAATGGGAGAGATGGAACAGCCACTTGTGCATTCAGGTGAAAATACATGGGCGCCATCCGGAACCGCCTTCCTTGAAGACCAATTATTTGTAACCGGGCTGCGGGGACAGAATCTTTACGTCCTAAGCGAAGAAAATTCAGAGCTTAAAGAAGTTTTCAGCGGTGAAGGCAGACTTCGGGATGTTAAAGTGCATGAAGGAAATTTATACGTAATTACTAATAATACAGACGGAAGGGGCAATCCTGACGGAAATGATGACCGGCTGCTCCGCCTCACTATTAAAGGAAGGGAAGAATAA
- a CDS encoding YheC/YheD family protein yields the protein MDKVFNKKWKRYNLMIESPKVKPHVLKTQVFTYGNYLDFLSDFGAVFLKPNDGRRGRGIIKVVAIGKNYYEIYHEEEKVRNLGIVRTYNYVNEIIGDEFYLVQQPVELPLIGNRIMEFRVITQRKSYILPWEVTGMAVKVGGEGYIVSNTERSGGDILTVEEGVAASNLPVTDVKKLKEDIEEVAVNAAVKLTQEYEHKRIYGFDIGVDKDGKIWIIEANMNPMLSHFKMLKDKSQYKKIKRIKRKKVAL from the coding sequence ATGGATAAGGTGTTCAATAAAAAGTGGAAAAGATATAACCTAATGATAGAATCGCCAAAGGTAAAGCCTCATGTGCTAAAAACACAGGTTTTCACGTATGGAAACTATCTTGATTTTTTAAGTGATTTCGGTGCAGTTTTTCTCAAGCCGAATGATGGACGGAGAGGAAGAGGAATCATTAAGGTCGTTGCAATCGGGAAGAACTACTACGAAATATATCATGAAGAGGAAAAGGTCAGAAATCTGGGGATTGTCAGGACGTATAATTATGTGAATGAGATAATAGGGGATGAGTTCTACCTTGTCCAGCAGCCGGTGGAACTGCCTTTGATAGGGAACAGAATTATGGAGTTTCGGGTAATTACTCAGCGGAAGTCTTATATTCTGCCGTGGGAAGTAACCGGGATGGCAGTTAAAGTAGGCGGAGAAGGATATATTGTTTCTAACACGGAGAGGAGCGGCGGGGATATTTTAACTGTTGAGGAAGGGGTAGCCGCTTCAAACTTACCAGTAACCGATGTAAAAAAACTTAAAGAAGATATCGAAGAGGTAGCTGTAAATGCAGCTGTAAAACTTACGCAGGAATATGAACATAAACGTATTTATGGTTTTGACATCGGTGTGGATAAAGACGGGAAAATATGGATTATCGAAGCCAACATGAATCCAATGCTGTCCCATTTCAAAATGCTGAAAGATAAGTCCCAGTATAAAAAGATAAAGAGAATCAAAAGGAAAAAGGTGGCGCTTTAA
- a CDS encoding 2-aminoethylphosphonate aminotransferase, whose product MQPVKRKILLNPGPATTTDSVKFAQVVPDICPREEEFGKVMKDVTERITKFAGDPEKYTTVLFGGSGTAAVEAIISSAVGKGKLFIINNGAYGKRMCEIAEVYGLEMEEFKSPSDQPVNMEKLEAAIDRSAGEITHLAVVHCETSTGLLNDIKAIGQVCRQRRTKLIVDAMSSFGAVPVDMKEMNISFLAASSNKNLQGMAGAAFVIAENTALVELNSIKPRNYYLSLFDQYSFFMESGQMRFTPPVQTIYALEQAIKELEDEGISNRYKRYSGMWEKLISGLEELGLTHQVSKENHSRIVTAIIEPECPAYSFQEMHAFFRKKDITVYPGKTGEENTFRIANIGDLNEKDIENFLILLKSYFRVIGCQS is encoded by the coding sequence ATGCAGCCTGTAAAAAGAAAGATACTCCTTAACCCAGGCCCTGCAACGACAACAGACAGTGTGAAATTTGCCCAGGTTGTCCCGGATATATGTCCCAGGGAGGAAGAGTTTGGGAAAGTGATGAAGGATGTTACTGAACGGATTACTAAATTCGCCGGTGACCCTGAAAAGTACACGACAGTTCTATTTGGCGGATCGGGGACTGCAGCAGTAGAGGCAATTATAAGCTCTGCAGTCGGTAAAGGGAAACTATTCATTATTAACAATGGGGCATACGGTAAAAGAATGTGTGAAATCGCTGAGGTGTACGGATTGGAAATGGAAGAGTTTAAGAGTCCGTCAGATCAGCCGGTAAATATGGAGAAGCTGGAGGCCGCAATTGACAGGAGTGCTGGGGAAATAACTCATTTAGCTGTTGTACATTGTGAAACATCCACAGGACTTTTAAATGATATTAAGGCAATTGGGCAAGTCTGCAGGCAGCGAAGGACAAAGCTCATCGTTGATGCAATGAGTTCTTTCGGAGCAGTCCCTGTGGATATGAAAGAGATGAATATTAGTTTCCTCGCGGCAAGCTCAAATAAAAATCTTCAGGGAATGGCTGGCGCAGCCTTTGTAATTGCCGAAAACACTGCGCTTGTGGAATTGAATTCCATAAAGCCGAGAAATTATTACCTCAGTTTATTTGATCAATATTCTTTTTTTATGGAGTCAGGGCAAATGAGGTTTACTCCGCCGGTTCAGACAATTTATGCACTGGAACAGGCGATAAAAGAACTGGAGGATGAGGGAATCAGCAACAGATATAAGCGCTACTCAGGAATGTGGGAGAAGCTGATTTCGGGGCTGGAAGAACTGGGGCTCACTCATCAGGTCAGTAAAGAAAATCATTCCAGGATAGTGACTGCAATTATTGAACCCGAGTGTCCTGCATACAGCTTTCAGGAAATGCATGCGTTTTTCCGGAAGAAGGATATTACTGTATATCCTGGGAAAACGGGAGAAGAAAATACTTTCCGGATTGCCAATATAGGGGATTTAAACGAGAAAGATATAGAAAACTTCTTAATTTTGCTGAAGAGTTACTTCAGGGTCATCGGCTGTCAATCTTAA
- the aepY gene encoding phosphonopyruvate decarboxylase, with protein MLDTETFGKELKEHGYSFFSGVPCSFLKDFINYAITNCKYIGAANEGDAVAAASGAMAAGAKSVVLMQNSGLTNAVSPLMSLNFPFQIPVLGFVSLRGEAELNDEPQHELTGKRTTELLDLMDIQWEFLSEEQSEACIQLKNADRYIEKNKPFFFVVKKGTFGKYPLAESKRQKPGNTSDPVFPSSRHSHVQLPTRYAALETISKLKDSSTVQLATTGKTGRELYEIEDAPNNFYMVGSMGCISSFALGLATVQEDKDIFVIDGDGSLLMRMGNLAVNGYYQPANMLHLLLDNGVHDSTGGQATVSSGVDFAAAATACGYGTAKRISGISELEAAIKEWKRVKGLTFLHVKIAPGSKENLGRPKIKPHEVKERLAAFLEQ; from the coding sequence ATGCTTGATACTGAAACATTCGGGAAAGAGCTAAAAGAGCACGGATACTCTTTTTTTTCCGGTGTTCCTTGTTCATTCCTCAAGGATTTTATTAATTATGCAATTACTAACTGTAAATATATAGGGGCAGCAAATGAGGGGGACGCTGTTGCAGCTGCTTCCGGAGCGATGGCTGCAGGCGCTAAATCCGTTGTACTCATGCAGAATTCCGGTCTGACAAATGCAGTGTCTCCGCTTATGTCATTGAACTTTCCTTTTCAGATCCCCGTCCTTGGCTTTGTGAGCCTCCGGGGGGAAGCAGAGCTTAATGATGAGCCGCAGCATGAGCTAACTGGAAAAAGGACGACGGAGCTACTTGATCTGATGGATATCCAATGGGAATTTTTATCAGAAGAACAGTCAGAAGCTTGTATCCAGCTGAAAAACGCCGACCGGTATATTGAAAAAAATAAGCCTTTCTTCTTTGTAGTGAAAAAAGGCACTTTCGGTAAATACCCATTAGCTGAAAGTAAGCGGCAGAAGCCAGGAAATACATCAGACCCCGTCTTCCCGAGTTCCCGGCATAGCCATGTACAATTACCAACAAGGTATGCAGCTCTTGAGACGATCAGCAAATTAAAAGATTCATCCACTGTTCAACTCGCTACTACCGGGAAAACAGGGAGAGAACTGTATGAAATAGAAGATGCCCCAAATAATTTCTATATGGTAGGTTCTATGGGATGTATAAGTTCATTCGCTTTAGGACTTGCCACTGTTCAGGAAGATAAGGATATTTTTGTCATAGACGGTGATGGATCCCTTCTCATGAGGATGGGAAATCTTGCTGTCAACGGGTACTATCAGCCGGCAAATATGCTTCATTTACTGTTGGATAATGGGGTGCACGATTCAACAGGCGGCCAGGCAACAGTCTCCTCTGGAGTAGACTTTGCCGCCGCAGCCACAGCATGCGGCTATGGAACAGCAAAGCGAATTTCCGGGATTTCTGAGCTTGAAGCCGCAATAAAAGAATGGAAAAGGGTAAAAGGCCTTACTTTCCTTCATGTAAAAATAGCTCCCGGTTCTAAGGAAAATTTAGGAAGGCCAAAAATAAAACCTCATGAAGTGAAAGAAAGACTGGCAGCTTTCCTTGAACAATAG
- the aepX gene encoding phosphoenolpyruvate mutase, with protein sequence MKKTAQLRKMFYSDSLEYLMEAHNGLSAKVVEETGFKGIWASGLSISASLGVRDNNELSWTQVLDSIEYMNDAVSLPVLLDGDTGYGNFNNARRLVQKLEQRGIAGVCIEDKLFPKTNSFINGSVQPLADKDEFCGKIKAMKDIQKDEDFMVVSRLEGFIAGRTKEEVLERAAAYTEAGVDALLVHSKKSDASEIEAFMKEWKGNIPVVIVPTKYYGTPVSTFADLGVSVVIWANHNLRSSLSAMQHICRKIFEEQSIKGAEREIASVDEIFRIQNMKELKEAERKYLPGSK encoded by the coding sequence ATGAAGAAAACTGCACAGCTCAGAAAAATGTTTTATTCAGACAGTCTTGAATATTTAATGGAAGCCCATAACGGACTTTCTGCGAAGGTAGTGGAAGAAACAGGGTTCAAAGGCATATGGGCCAGCGGATTATCCATTTCAGCAAGCCTTGGAGTGAGGGATAATAACGAGCTGTCATGGACACAGGTGCTGGACAGTATTGAATATATGAATGACGCCGTTTCTCTGCCTGTCCTCCTTGACGGGGATACAGGGTACGGGAACTTTAATAATGCCAGGCGCCTCGTGCAAAAGCTCGAACAAAGAGGGATTGCCGGTGTTTGTATCGAGGATAAGCTTTTTCCGAAAACAAATTCTTTCATAAACGGAAGTGTACAGCCCCTTGCTGACAAGGATGAATTCTGCGGAAAAATCAAAGCGATGAAAGATATCCAGAAAGATGAGGATTTTATGGTTGTTTCCCGGCTGGAGGGGTTCATCGCCGGACGGACAAAAGAAGAGGTGCTGGAAAGAGCGGCAGCTTATACAGAAGCAGGTGTCGATGCACTGCTTGTTCACAGTAAGAAATCAGACGCTTCTGAAATAGAAGCCTTCATGAAAGAGTGGAAAGGTAATATCCCTGTAGTGATCGTCCCGACAAAGTATTATGGGACTCCTGTTTCCACATTTGCAGACCTTGGAGTCAGCGTTGTGATTTGGGCGAACCACAATCTCAGGTCCTCTCTTTCCGCCATGCAGCATATATGCCGGAAAATCTTCGAGGAACAATCTATTAAAGGTGCTGAAAGGGAGATAGCATCAGTAGATGAGATTTTCAGGATTCAGAATATGAAAGAGCTTAAGGAAGCCGAAAGGAAATACTTGCCGGGGAGTAAATAA
- a CDS encoding YheC/YheD family protein, giving the protein MTTASSTDIQPYVGVLLTNRLINNLKKTSVNFPSYCRILELAKEARAANVHLFFFASRNVDFKKKYINGIYLDFKKQRWMKKRFPFPHVLYDRLGSRNEKVLKLRKAMESEGVKKLNSMFYFNKWAVYEDLSRIENVKPYLPETKLFTDEDSLEKFIDENKVVYLKGVKSGKGKGVMQIKKVDNKYIYSHFKGMLTVNEADSFAAMMEDIHNFYNQKADSRFILQKGIDLINYGGNNVDFRAEVQRDGEGNLDIVGVSARIAIKNSPITIHSSAVKLDTFLTDYLHYSKEEMELKRDEIINFLHLIYHALEEVYGYFGEIGIDFGLDKEGKIWFIEPNAKTAKVSLMKAHDHETYKKAFYNPISFSMFLARQPDEWFKTHCGNFRAFEEDISLSCDEEDI; this is encoded by the coding sequence GTGACAACAGCTTCTTCAACAGACATACAGCCATACGTAGGTGTGCTGCTTACAAATCGGCTTATAAATAACCTGAAAAAAACAAGTGTTAATTTTCCCAGTTACTGCCGGATTCTCGAGCTTGCCAAAGAGGCGAGGGCAGCCAATGTGCACTTGTTTTTCTTTGCAAGCAGAAACGTTGATTTTAAAAAGAAGTATATAAACGGTATATACCTTGATTTCAAGAAACAGAGATGGATGAAAAAACGATTCCCTTTTCCACATGTCCTGTACGACAGGCTCGGTTCCAGGAACGAAAAAGTACTTAAACTCCGAAAAGCTATGGAAAGTGAAGGCGTGAAAAAGCTTAATTCCATGTTTTATTTTAATAAGTGGGCCGTTTATGAAGATTTATCACGTATAGAAAACGTGAAGCCATATTTACCTGAAACGAAGTTATTTACAGATGAAGATTCGCTGGAGAAATTTATCGACGAAAACAAAGTAGTCTATCTGAAAGGTGTGAAAAGCGGTAAGGGTAAGGGAGTCATGCAAATCAAAAAAGTGGATAACAAGTATATTTACAGCCACTTCAAAGGCATGCTGACCGTCAATGAAGCCGATTCTTTCGCAGCGATGATGGAAGATATACACAACTTCTATAATCAAAAGGCGGATAGTCGTTTTATCCTCCAAAAAGGGATCGACTTAATAAACTACGGCGGAAATAATGTGGACTTCCGGGCAGAAGTACAGCGGGATGGAGAAGGCAACCTTGATATTGTCGGGGTTTCAGCAAGAATAGCGATAAAGAACTCCCCGATCACCATCCATTCTTCGGCTGTTAAACTGGACACCTTCCTGACGGACTATCTCCACTACTCTAAAGAAGAGATGGAGCTTAAAAGAGATGAAATCATTAACTTTTTACATCTGATTTACCATGCACTGGAAGAAGTATACGGATACTTCGGTGAAATCGGCATCGACTTTGGACTGGATAAGGAAGGAAAGATATGGTTTATTGAACCGAACGCAAAAACGGCAAAAGTTTCATTAATGAAGGCCCATGACCATGAAACATATAAAAAGGCATTTTATAACCCCATCTCCTTTTCCATGTTTTTAGCAAGGCAGCCGGATGAGTGGTTTAAAACACATTGTGGGAATTTCAGGGCATTTGAAGAGGATATTTCGCTTTCCTGTGATGAAGAGGACATCTAA
- a CDS encoding chloride channel protein: MKNPYSFFAPLLLRWVVCGAVIGAAAGSTTALLITMNDLLGETREAHGWLLFLLPAGGVFIGALYKYLGKNSAKGNNLIFDDINGKEKVHLRMGPLVYIGTFITVLFGGSTGREGAAVQMGGSIAEALNRLFRLSPVDRRILLMSGISGGFGAAFGAPAAGTVFGMEVSSLGKVKYEAIIPCFTASFIGHFTTAGWGVEHELLIIKHVPELTFPTAGKVIAAALLFSLVSMMYSKLRHGTQRFSEKHFKHPMLRGFIGGTAIIILVYLIDSRIYLGRGLETIEAAFDGSVPPFAFLGKMLFTAVTLGSGFVGGEAIPLFFMGSTLGNTLAELLQLPVSFLAALGLIGVFCGGANTPLAALLLGIEMFHGKGIEYILLVCVITYIFSGRNGVWPSQTIYEPKSRLWSVQEGKTITKEEREQSPGQKRI, from the coding sequence ATGAAAAATCCATATTCATTTTTCGCCCCCCTTCTTCTGCGCTGGGTCGTTTGCGGTGCAGTAATAGGAGCTGCTGCAGGCTCCACCACTGCCTTGCTCATCACTATGAACGACCTTCTTGGCGAAACAAGAGAAGCACATGGCTGGCTGCTGTTTCTTCTTCCCGCAGGCGGTGTGTTCATTGGAGCCCTTTATAAATACTTGGGGAAAAACTCCGCCAAAGGGAATAACCTGATTTTTGACGATATAAATGGGAAGGAAAAGGTCCATCTGAGAATGGGGCCCCTTGTATACATCGGCACCTTCATCACTGTTTTATTCGGAGGCTCGACAGGAAGAGAAGGTGCAGCAGTACAGATGGGAGGAAGTATCGCGGAAGCACTCAACAGGCTGTTCCGGCTAAGCCCTGTGGACAGGAGAATTCTTCTTATGAGCGGGATCAGCGGCGGGTTTGGTGCAGCCTTTGGGGCACCGGCTGCCGGAACTGTCTTTGGGATGGAGGTGTCCTCGCTGGGTAAGGTGAAATATGAAGCCATCATTCCATGTTTCACTGCCAGCTTCATCGGCCATTTTACAACAGCCGGATGGGGCGTCGAACATGAACTCCTCATCATTAAGCATGTCCCCGAGCTCACTTTTCCAACAGCCGGAAAGGTCATTGCAGCTGCACTGCTCTTCAGTCTCGTAAGTATGATGTACAGTAAACTACGGCATGGGACGCAGCGGTTTTCGGAAAAACACTTCAAACATCCAATGCTGAGAGGGTTTATCGGCGGTACAGCCATCATCATTCTTGTATATCTGATTGATTCAAGAATTTACCTCGGACGAGGCCTCGAAACGATTGAAGCAGCTTTCGACGGCAGTGTGCCTCCCTTCGCTTTCTTAGGAAAAATGCTGTTTACCGCTGTTACACTGGGGTCTGGTTTCGTAGGCGGAGAAGCAATCCCTCTGTTTTTTATGGGCTCCACCTTAGGGAACACACTTGCAGAGCTGCTTCAGCTTCCAGTCTCATTTTTGGCAGCACTTGGGCTTATCGGTGTATTCTGCGGCGGAGCCAACACCCCGCTGGCGGCATTACTTCTCGGTATAGAGATGTTCCATGGAAAAGGAATTGAATATATTTTACTCGTCTGTGTCATCACCTATATTTTCTCCGGCCGGAACGGTGTCTGGCCGTCACAAACAATTTACGAACCTAAAAGCAGGCTGTGGTCGGTGCAGGAAGGCAAAACAATTACCAAGGAAGAACGGGAGCAATCCCCCGGCCAGAAGCGAATCTGA
- a CDS encoding DUF421 domain-containing protein — translation MPLRFVLESVVLVLSGFILLRVAGRKSISQLTIPSTVVLISIGAIIVQPIIETSVLKTIITVAVFVTVLFMIEKLQMKFKAMEKFIIGSPLKVIEDGQIIEDNLRKVRLTTDIMEMYLRQQGILGLHKVKNGWIEANGRLGYELFEDDRFLTVGEFKKLMDGYFQGEGAEAGTRAGADYSGKDSKNSGQESKSREDFMVDQRKDQNSSS, via the coding sequence ATGCCGTTACGCTTTGTCCTTGAATCTGTCGTACTTGTTTTATCCGGATTCATTCTGCTGAGAGTCGCCGGGAGGAAATCCATCTCCCAGCTGACCATCCCATCCACCGTAGTACTCATTTCAATCGGTGCCATTATTGTCCAGCCGATTATCGAAACAAGTGTTTTGAAAACGATCATTACTGTCGCCGTATTTGTAACTGTTCTATTTATGATTGAAAAACTTCAGATGAAATTCAAAGCTATGGAAAAATTCATTATCGGCTCCCCGCTCAAAGTAATTGAGGATGGTCAGATAATTGAGGATAATCTGCGAAAAGTACGCCTTACGACCGACATCATGGAAATGTATCTCCGCCAGCAAGGGATACTAGGCCTCCATAAAGTGAAAAATGGCTGGATTGAAGCTAACGGAAGACTTGGCTATGAGCTTTTCGAGGACGACAGATTTCTTACGGTAGGAGAATTCAAGAAGCTGATGGACGGGTATTTCCAGGGGGAGGGAGCAGAGGCAGGCACTAGAGCTGGAGCTGATTATAGCGGGAAGGACAGCAAAAATTCTGGGCAGGAGAGTAAAAGCAGAGAAGATTTTATGGTTGATCAGCGGAAGGACCAAAACTCCAGCAGTTAA
- a CDS encoding Gfo/Idh/MocA family protein, which yields MGVSSLRVGVIGLGAVGERLIKLMQERDDIVLAAFCDTSEDRLAHMAETYEVTETYTDYEELLVKPEIDAVYVAVPPKYHENIVLRAVETGKHILCEKPLANSVAEAKRMAAAVQNSGLVHAMHFPLNYQGGINRFEQLVHEGGHGAVRRLNLKMHFPHWPRLWQQNDWVGKREQGGFVLEVGVHWIQLMQRVFGEITEVKSKLQFPEDPEACETGIIAEMKFADGAEVLIDGLSNIAGEEQLEFGVYGTEGTLMIRNWRELSAGKNGEALEPVNGEDTDNRNLIGEFVKAVQGEPAQIYDFTAGYKAQVVLEALRDPAHDGWQKLEY from the coding sequence ATGGGCGTGTCGTCGTTACGGGTAGGAGTCATTGGATTAGGTGCGGTAGGAGAACGGCTGATAAAATTGATGCAGGAGCGGGACGATATTGTGCTCGCCGCTTTTTGCGATACATCGGAGGACCGCCTGGCGCATATGGCGGAAACATATGAAGTTACTGAAACGTACACAGACTACGAGGAGCTGCTCGTAAAGCCGGAAATCGATGCTGTTTACGTGGCAGTGCCTCCTAAATATCATGAAAATATCGTGCTGCGGGCAGTGGAGACCGGAAAGCATATTTTATGTGAAAAACCCCTGGCGAACTCGGTGGCGGAAGCAAAACGCATGGCAGCTGCTGTGCAAAATTCAGGGCTGGTCCACGCTATGCATTTTCCTCTTAATTATCAGGGGGGAATTAATCGTTTTGAACAACTGGTTCACGAAGGAGGGCACGGGGCAGTACGCCGTCTGAACCTGAAAATGCATTTTCCTCACTGGCCTCGACTATGGCAGCAAAATGACTGGGTCGGCAAACGGGAACAGGGCGGTTTCGTTCTTGAAGTAGGTGTACACTGGATTCAGCTCATGCAGCGGGTGTTTGGTGAAATTACTGAGGTGAAATCGAAGCTGCAGTTTCCCGAAGACCCGGAAGCTTGCGAAACAGGGATTATCGCTGAGATGAAATTTGCAGATGGTGCTGAAGTGCTCATTGACGGGCTAAGTAATATTGCAGGAGAAGAGCAGCTGGAGTTTGGTGTCTACGGCACGGAAGGAACTTTAATGATCCGTAACTGGCGGGAGTTATCTGCCGGAAAAAATGGAGAAGCATTAGAGCCAGTTAATGGTGAAGATACTGATAATAGAAATTTGATTGGTGAATTTGTCAAAGCAGTACAAGGGGAACCGGCGCAGATTTACGATTTTACAGCTGGATATAAAGCCCAGGTTGTACTGGAGGCACTGAGGGACCCTGCACATGATGGCTGGCAAAAGCTTGAATACTAA
- a CDS encoding M42 family metallopeptidase has product MNKENFFSQLKELAAIPGGPANEMAVVERLIELFEPVADKVETDHMGNIYIFKEGHKPGPTVMVSAHSDEIGCVVRDIDTNGFIRVERTGGMIEALMVGRKVNVNVRFGVIGVKAGHLQTPEERKTTPSIYDLYVDVGVTSKEEAEGLGIKIGDPITYISDLERFTNEDLICGKAIDNRSCCVLLLELFKTLDSADFAGTLAGVVAVQEEVGLRGAKVAAHKINPDYAIVLDTIPCADTPDSIGSGYPVGIGRGPVIPALAGGSVRGNIMAPQMKELFINYAEKTGVPYQLAVMTGATTDVAAVHLERDGILSGAITFARRYSHSPVETAHLDDFSQGLELLLALIKDNGSWGDMSFVKK; this is encoded by the coding sequence ATGAATAAAGAAAATTTTTTCAGCCAGCTAAAGGAGCTTGCCGCTATTCCAGGCGGGCCAGCCAATGAAATGGCTGTTGTCGAAAGATTGATTGAACTGTTTGAACCAGTCGCGGACAAAGTGGAGACAGACCACATGGGGAATATTTATATATTCAAAGAAGGGCACAAGCCTGGTCCGACAGTTATGGTTTCAGCCCACTCCGACGAGATTGGCTGTGTTGTCCGGGATATCGACACCAACGGCTTTATCCGGGTTGAACGGACAGGCGGGATGATTGAAGCGTTAATGGTCGGCCGGAAAGTAAATGTAAACGTCAGGTTTGGAGTGATCGGGGTAAAAGCAGGCCATCTCCAGACTCCGGAAGAGCGGAAAACAACCCCCTCCATATATGACTTATATGTGGACGTGGGTGTAACCTCCAAAGAAGAGGCGGAAGGATTAGGAATAAAGATAGGCGACCCGATAACATACATAAGCGATCTGGAACGTTTCACAAATGAAGACCTTATTTGCGGAAAAGCAATCGATAACCGAAGCTGCTGTGTGCTCCTGCTTGAGCTTTTCAAAACACTGGATTCGGCTGACTTTGCCGGGACATTAGCGGGGGTCGTTGCTGTACAGGAAGAAGTAGGACTCAGAGGAGCAAAAGTCGCAGCTCATAAAATTAATCCCGACTATGCAATTGTCCTTGATACGATACCATGCGCTGACACGCCGGACAGTATTGGGAGCGGCTATCCTGTTGGCATCGGCCGCGGCCCTGTAATCCCAGCACTTGCCGGTGGGTCAGTAAGAGGAAATATCATGGCGCCGCAAATGAAGGAGCTTTTTATAAACTATGCTGAAAAAACAGGGGTTCCATACCAGCTTGCAGTTATGACAGGCGCTACAACAGACGTAGCTGCTGTGCACCTGGAAAGAGACGGCATTCTTTCCGGAGCGATTACTTTCGCCCGGCGTTATTCCCACTCTCCAGTAGAAACTGCTCACCTTGACGATTTCTCCCAGGGACTGGAGCTGCTTCTAGCTCTAATAAAAGATAACGGCAGCTGGGGCGATATGAGTTTTGTGAAAAAATAA